The Chloroflexota bacterium DNA window GCTGCGAGTTGCGTCGCCCGCGCCTCGCGCTCGGCGGCCGCCGCTTCCAGCGCCGACAGGTTCGGTGCGCCGCGGTCGGGCGTCGTGATGGCGTGCTGGTCGATCAACAGGCCGTTGGAGGTGACGCGCGGGGCGCCGTCGTCGCCGCGCCGGATGCCGTTCAGCAGCGAGCGGAACAGCGGCCGGTGGATCGATTCGCACTGCACCAGCGGGAGCACATCGCCGCTTTCGGCGCTGTCGCCGTCCGTGCCGAACGATTCGAGCACGAGGATCATCTGGCGGGCATTGAGTCGCTCGGCGATTGGCATGGCGTCGGCCCAGGCTGGCACGACAAGCGCATCGGCGGCGGCGCCGAGCGCGGCACGCACCAGCAGGTCATGTTCCGGGGCGACATGGTACAGCGTGCGGATCGCCTTCACGGCGCTGCCGGCGTTCGCCAGGTTGGCCACGGCGCGCTGAGCGCGTTCGCGCGCGCCGGTCAGTTCAGCCTGCGCGGAGCGGCGGCGCGCTTCGGCTTCGGCCGATTGCGCCGTCAGGTCGGCGGCGGCCTTCTGCGCCTCGCCGGCCGTTTGCTGCGCGGCGCTGAAGTCAGCCGACAGTTCGCTGGTCTGCATCGTCAGCGAGTCAAACAGCAGTGTGGCTACAGCCAGGCGATCTTCGATGGCTTTGGCTTCGGCGGCGGCGGCCGCCGCGCCCTGCTCGTGCTGCGCCAGATCGCCACCCAGCAGGCGCAACTGCTCGCGCGCCCCGGCGATGCGCTGCCCGTGCTCGGCGATGCGGCGGGCCAGGTCGACGGCGGCGCGCTGGCGCTCGGCCTGCGCGGCCTGCGTCTGCCGGCGTTGGCGGTCCTGATCGGCGGCGCGCGCACGCAGTTCAGTGAGCCGCGACGCGGTCTCGCCGTGCGCCGACTGCAACTGCGTCAGCTCGGCATCCAACTGCGCTTTGCTTTCGCTTGCCGCCTGCGCATCCGCCGCCAGCGCATCGAGTTCGCGCAGGAGTTCGTCGCGCTGCTGGGCCAGCAGGCCCGTGCGCTCCTCGGCCACGGCGCGTTTCTGCGCGAGCGACTGCCACGCGCGCTGGCGCTCGTTGGCCTCTTGCTGCCAGCCGTTCACGGCGGCGCGCTGGGACTGGATACGCTCGCGCAGCGCGGTGCGCTCGGCGTCGGACGACTGCAGCGCGTCGCGGGACGCCAGCAACTCGGCGTGCATGCGCTCCGACTCGGCGTTCGATTCGGCCAGTTGCGTCTCGGCCTGCTGCCACTGGAAGCCGTACCACTCCTGCAGGCGCTCGGCGAGCTTCTTCTGCACCTCGTTGAACTGCCCGGCGCGGTTGGCCTGCTCGCGCAGGCGGCGCACGCGCGGTTCCAGTTCGCGCAGGATGTCGCCCACACGCGTCAGGTTCTCCTGCGTGCCGGCCAGCTTGCCGAGCGCATCGGCTTTCTTCGTTTGGTAGATGCTGATGCCGGCCGCGTCCTCGAGCAGGTTGCGGCGCTCCTCCGGCCGCAGCGAGATCGCGGAGTCGATCAGTCCCTGGCCGATGACCACATAGGAGCCGCGCCCGAGGCCGCCTTTCGACAGCAGTTCGTTGATGTCGCGCAGGCGCGTGCGCGTGCCGTTCAGCAGGTACTCGTTCTCGCCGGAGCGATAGGCGCGGCGCGTGATCGTGACCTCGCTGAACTCGATCGGCAGCCAGCCGGTGCTGTTGTCGAGCGTCATCGACACTTCGGCCATGCCCATGCGCACGCGGCTGGCGCTGCCGGCGAAGATCATGTCCTCGGTCTTCTTGGCGCGCAGGTTGCTGAACGATTGCTCGCCGAGCACCCACTGGATGGCGTCGGCGACGTTGCTCTTGCCGGAGCCGTTGGGACCAACGATGGCCGTCACGCCATCGTGAAAGACGAACTCGGTGCGGTTGGCGAAAGATTTGTAGCCGTGCAGTTCAAGCCGTTTGAGGTGCATGGAAATAATCGCGGATAGTCATCAGCCGGTGCGCGCTGCGACGCGGCCGCAAACAAAAGGTGAGAGGTGCGCCTGCGCGGCTCTCACCGGCGTGTGGCTGGATGGGTGACGAGACTTCTACTGCCCGTGCCTTGCGGCCCCGG harbors:
- the smc gene encoding chromosome segregation protein SMC; this translates as MHLKRLELHGYKSFANRTEFVFHDGVTAIVGPNGSGKSNVADAIQWVLGEQSFSNLRAKKTEDMIFAGSASRVRMGMAEVSMTLDNSTGWLPIEFSEVTITRRAYRSGENEYLLNGTRTRLRDINELLSKGGLGRGSYVVIGQGLIDSAISLRPEERRNLLEDAAGISIYQTKKADALGKLAGTQENLTRVGDILRELEPRVRRLREQANRAGQFNEVQKKLAERLQEWYGFQWQQAETQLAESNAESERMHAELLASRDALQSSDAERTALRERIQSQRAAVNGWQQEANERQRAWQSLAQKRAVAEERTGLLAQQRDELLRELDALAADAQAASESKAQLDAELTQLQSAHGETASRLTELRARAADQDRQRRQTQAAQAERQRAAVDLARRIAEHGQRIAGAREQLRLLGGDLAQHEQGAAAAAAEAKAIEDRLAVATLLFDSLTMQTSELSADFSAAQQTAGEAQKAAADLTAQSAEAEARRRSAQAELTGARERAQRAVANLANAGSAVKAIRTLYHVAPEHDLLVRAALGAAADALVVPAWADAMPIAERLNARQMILVLESFGTDGDSAESGDVLPLVQCESIHRPLFRSLLNGIRRGDDGAPRVTSNGLLIDQHAITTPDRGAPNLSALEAAAAEREARATQLAAQLVTARAAAETSATHRDQLAGLRTTLQSDHARQQNNTASAQRELERIRRDQERQASSLERQRHERARLESNIAQWEPALEALRAQQEPLSSELLVAASGDNDLTSARELAQQETRVALLSQELSARRQSLAQLGARMEVASGQTQAKRTRAEALRAELERLQSETAQYQAQADALRAELDALNGELQPAAAELAVDEGNLRAMETGDKAARERLFAAESAHSQALVNLQRRQDRLATLRDQIESDYEFVALTTDLPMQLALELGENRVLRLPHITAVADTLEAEVRSLKNKMRWIGNVNLEAPSEYALEKTRLEFLQVQSTDLQRASESLQQLVLELDTLMQTRFQETFRAVAKAFKEYFTRLFGGGSAELVLTEPENIGATGIDIVAHPPGKRRQPLGLLSGGERSLTAGALVFALLKSSQAPFCVMDEVDAALDEANVGRFRTTLKEVSDSKQILIVTHNRGTVEVAGSVYGISMGADGASQMISLRLATSD